The following proteins are encoded in a genomic region of Saccharopolyspora antimicrobica:
- a CDS encoding DUF4132 domain-containing protein — MGWIGIATGHELTVEGTLRPVLACRTAAGRVLAKVPANVKKDPAAVGLAALCDRLGEHARAVHDRVESWMVRSLPVPAAVLAGVWDDPVWRETLTDLVIAPILDGAPDLGRCVLLREGAWEGAEAFAIPHPLLLGEELPSWQERNLGQVVEQVDREVWRRPVSMDRAFGVVDTFGYLDARYESGAAFERRVHELGGRIKRDRARFTVHAPEPLGVEIDVDWSGPMSPAYMAWLSFASDGREIGDIAWSEGVRILMALYAKRTVDDAEPVVEPAEAYSHYCDAHQGEPGTVVPSGITVPTRTALLRAGAVMPGAPAGSDEDTCVAVRYEHPVLDEPVIELLRRAAVNGDKAEKSLHGLAPVAETGVGTVHADPLGFLASALHSYPAHRAHILAAHTDLQAARGLASRRPGFARTALTRTGDALEARAPELLPLFYEECALILAAVGSDRFAAAFFEKARAAEDAHALLVDEAALVAAHLAAGPDVAATATLKKHRKRLATRHPAPDAYRWHRSLLTEWCEEVPDGAEGALVLAEGWAALAKAAGHALGGPEDERAVRALLASGCMESAPQALWKFVLPLLGAMARADAGLGRALLGVLPLPAKDTPEAKSAAVSLLLANLTGAGMTAPFTTSPGLAGTAAKDWLGRFLKLYAGLALPVAGLGDLLHDAGARLRAEGLACDDHEAVLGVDEDEVNRWEETAADLPLLDLLLERGVPLARPRLLHTFKLYDRLAAGTGTDLAAVAADPDWAVLLRDAVVGNVTNQLNVTEPAVAKQTASETVRALTTTPGTAQIVAAILAEHAQRVPDQGLPDAHAALCDAERFTIPGVPALLLDSVRTIATGTDPARALAATLSGGVLDELELPAFVPGHVSTITDYLEESGTDLLLIESGRLWEHKFRASVVTPDGVGPSHGFGTYEFVSSRSHERTEARDLHDRCLIAVNGQVTVLDHGGPHCPHGSAHPAADRVVPADGERVVFPGGADATVWRGQGRIIELRDPAGRAIGRYVRGWGRVPEHDGAENIGVVEHHRYASGTRLVAPPGWWSAMRPRDPGGSRALRAVDEKKAQALIDVADAALTAELMRVLDPDTGFREQDAARDELAGRLRPLLPEITDESLWKGVTFLVWTAVECRERAFALLQRLALTPPPHLRPAPASAAPAVGGSAKPVEPEDPGPESAYERIVHFTRAAVDVPYDKKIATFDSSAVEGVENTLGRLGAAVLDAAWGNLGGRARLLELAAVPDLLRTDGTWHVARLRPEYEPGQICSGRGPIASAAVADREVVGNGYAVTALLHTPGGPDPLLFTRNRVVELRTCRGWGDPDRLRLALELITENGPPPVDREAAARAFAEATGLSPAQCLILLSTSARTLSWPEGWARGRVAAFGKDNSVPALDLTELELRIAALSLEAMTTTEEAVEVGELLMPEDPADLWRTGPDLDRAVAYWTQRHPRLTPLTTEQWVDLASGAEDALEALIALLGERRSVPPLGHIARAALLADRLPEDHPARATAAARLRDLHEHLTAPETILPIATGVTSVTALERAAGATAAHLPGSRLAIGEALVLEPAGDGYRVDLRPSRWPDLAALAPALRRGGATGVALVVEDLRFLRSSEPLEAAARLE, encoded by the coding sequence ATGGGATGGATCGGGATCGCGACGGGCCACGAGCTCACCGTCGAGGGCACTCTGCGGCCGGTGCTGGCCTGCCGGACGGCCGCGGGTCGCGTGCTGGCGAAGGTGCCCGCCAACGTCAAGAAGGACCCGGCCGCGGTCGGGCTCGCCGCCCTCTGCGACCGGCTCGGTGAGCACGCGCGGGCGGTGCACGACCGTGTCGAGTCCTGGATGGTGCGGTCGCTACCGGTCCCGGCGGCGGTGTTGGCGGGCGTGTGGGACGACCCGGTGTGGCGCGAGACGCTCACCGATCTGGTCATCGCCCCGATCCTCGACGGCGCGCCCGACCTCGGTCGCTGCGTGCTCCTGCGCGAGGGCGCGTGGGAAGGCGCGGAGGCCTTCGCGATCCCGCACCCGCTGCTGCTCGGCGAGGAGCTGCCCAGTTGGCAGGAACGGAACCTCGGTCAGGTCGTCGAGCAGGTGGACCGCGAGGTGTGGAGGCGTCCGGTGAGCATGGACCGCGCGTTCGGCGTGGTCGACACCTTCGGATACCTGGACGCCCGGTACGAGAGCGGCGCGGCGTTCGAGCGCCGCGTGCACGAGCTGGGCGGGCGCATCAAGCGGGACAGGGCGCGGTTCACCGTGCACGCGCCCGAGCCGCTCGGCGTCGAGATCGACGTGGACTGGAGCGGGCCGATGAGCCCGGCCTACATGGCGTGGCTGAGCTTCGCCTCGGATGGCCGGGAGATCGGCGACATCGCCTGGTCCGAGGGCGTCCGCATTCTCATGGCCCTGTACGCCAAGCGCACCGTGGACGACGCGGAGCCGGTGGTGGAGCCGGCCGAGGCGTACTCCCACTACTGCGACGCCCACCAAGGCGAGCCCGGCACCGTGGTGCCCTCCGGCATCACGGTGCCGACGCGCACTGCGCTCCTGCGCGCCGGTGCGGTGATGCCGGGAGCGCCCGCCGGCTCCGATGAGGACACGTGCGTCGCCGTCCGCTACGAGCACCCCGTCCTGGACGAACCGGTCATCGAACTCCTCCGCCGCGCGGCCGTCAACGGCGACAAGGCCGAGAAGTCGCTGCACGGCCTGGCCCCGGTGGCGGAGACCGGCGTCGGCACCGTGCACGCGGACCCGCTCGGGTTCCTCGCGTCGGCCCTGCACTCGTACCCGGCGCACCGCGCCCACATCCTGGCCGCGCACACCGACCTTCAGGCCGCCCGCGGCCTGGCCTCCCGCAGGCCCGGCTTCGCGCGCACCGCGCTCACCCGTACCGGCGACGCCTTGGAGGCCCGCGCGCCCGAGCTGCTGCCGCTGTTCTACGAGGAGTGCGCGCTGATCCTGGCCGCTGTGGGCAGCGACCGCTTCGCCGCGGCGTTCTTCGAGAAGGCCCGCGCGGCCGAGGACGCGCACGCGCTGCTGGTCGACGAGGCCGCGCTCGTCGCCGCGCACCTGGCCGCGGGACCGGACGTCGCCGCAACGGCCACGCTCAAGAAGCACCGCAAGCGGCTCGCCACCCGCCATCCCGCACCCGATGCGTACCGCTGGCACCGCAGCCTGCTCACCGAGTGGTGCGAGGAAGTCCCCGATGGCGCGGAGGGTGCGCTGGTCCTGGCCGAGGGCTGGGCGGCGCTGGCGAAGGCCGCCGGGCACGCGCTCGGCGGGCCCGAGGACGAACGCGCCGTGCGGGCCTTGCTGGCCAGCGGCTGCATGGAGTCGGCACCGCAGGCCCTCTGGAAGTTCGTCCTCCCGCTGCTCGGGGCGATGGCACGGGCGGATGCGGGCCTCGGCCGCGCGCTGCTCGGCGTCCTGCCGCTGCCCGCCAAGGACACCCCCGAGGCCAAGAGCGCGGCGGTGTCGCTCCTGCTCGCCAACCTCACGGGCGCGGGCATGACCGCCCCGTTCACCACCTCCCCCGGGCTGGCGGGAACAGCGGCGAAGGACTGGCTGGGCCGCTTCCTGAAGCTGTACGCGGGGCTCGCGCTGCCCGTCGCCGGTCTCGGTGATCTCCTGCACGATGCCGGTGCGCGGCTGCGCGCGGAGGGCCTCGCCTGCGACGACCACGAGGCGGTGCTGGGCGTGGACGAGGACGAGGTCAACCGGTGGGAGGAGACCGCCGCCGACCTCCCGCTCCTCGATCTCCTCCTGGAGCGCGGCGTACCGCTCGCGCGGCCCCGCCTGCTGCACACGTTCAAGCTGTACGACCGGCTGGCCGCCGGAACGGGCACCGACCTGGCCGCCGTCGCCGCCGACCCGGACTGGGCTGTGCTGCTGCGCGACGCGGTCGTGGGCAACGTGACCAACCAGCTCAACGTCACCGAGCCCGCCGTGGCGAAGCAGACCGCCTCCGAGACCGTGCGGGCCCTGACCACGACGCCGGGAACGGCGCAGATCGTCGCCGCGATCCTGGCCGAGCATGCCCAGCGGGTCCCGGACCAAGGGCTTCCGGACGCGCACGCCGCGCTGTGCGACGCCGAGCGGTTCACCATCCCCGGAGTCCCCGCTCTCCTGCTGGACAGCGTCCGGACGATCGCGACCGGGACGGACCCGGCCCGCGCTCTGGCCGCCACGCTCAGCGGCGGTGTCCTCGACGAACTGGAGTTGCCCGCCTTCGTCCCCGGGCACGTCAGCACCATCACCGACTACCTGGAGGAGAGCGGCACCGACCTGCTGCTGATCGAGTCCGGCCGGCTCTGGGAGCACAAGTTCCGCGCCTCGGTGGTCACCCCGGACGGAGTCGGCCCGTCCCACGGCTTCGGCACCTACGAGTTCGTCTCCAGCCGGTCCCACGAACGCACCGAGGCGCGCGACCTCCACGACCGCTGCCTGATCGCCGTGAACGGCCAGGTGACCGTGCTGGATCACGGTGGCCCGCACTGCCCGCACGGCAGCGCGCACCCCGCCGCCGATCGCGTCGTACCGGCCGACGGCGAACGGGTCGTCTTCCCCGGTGGTGCCGACGCCACCGTGTGGCGCGGCCAGGGCCGGATCATCGAGCTGCGGGACCCGGCCGGGCGGGCCATCGGCCGCTACGTCCGAGGCTGGGGCCGGGTGCCCGAGCACGACGGAGCCGAGAACATCGGCGTGGTCGAGCACCACCGCTACGCCTCCGGGACCCGCCTGGTCGCCCCTCCTGGCTGGTGGTCGGCGATGCGGCCGCGCGACCCCGGAGGTTCCAGGGCGCTGCGCGCCGTCGACGAGAAGAAGGCGCAGGCCCTGATCGACGTCGCCGACGCCGCGCTCACCGCCGAGCTCATGCGGGTGCTGGATCCCGACACCGGGTTCCGGGAGCAGGACGCCGCCCGCGACGAGCTGGCGGGACGGCTCCGGCCGCTTCTGCCGGAGATCACCGACGAGTCGCTCTGGAAGGGCGTCACGTTCCTGGTGTGGACGGCCGTCGAATGCCGCGAGCGTGCGTTCGCCCTGCTGCAACGCCTGGCGCTGACCCCGCCGCCGCACCTGCGCCCGGCGCCCGCCTCCGCGGCACCCGCCGTCGGCGGGTCCGCCAAGCCCGTGGAGCCGGAGGATCCGGGCCCTGAGTCGGCGTACGAGAGGATCGTCCACTTCACCCGTGCCGCCGTCGACGTGCCCTACGACAAGAAGATCGCGACGTTCGACTCCTCGGCCGTCGAGGGAGTCGAGAACACGCTGGGCCGCCTCGGCGCCGCTGTGCTGGATGCCGCGTGGGGCAACCTCGGCGGGCGCGCGCGACTCCTGGAACTGGCGGCCGTCCCCGACCTGCTCCGCACCGACGGCACCTGGCACGTCGCCCGGCTGCGCCCGGAGTACGAGCCTGGGCAGATCTGCTCGGGCCGCGGCCCCATCGCCAGCGCCGCCGTCGCCGACCGCGAGGTGGTGGGGAACGGCTACGCGGTCACGGCGCTCCTGCACACCCCGGGCGGCCCGGACCCGCTGTTGTTCACCCGCAACCGCGTCGTCGAGCTGCGGACCTGCCGCGGCTGGGGCGACCCGGACCGGCTCCGGCTGGCGCTGGAGCTGATCACCGAGAACGGCCCGCCGCCCGTGGACCGGGAGGCGGCCGCACGGGCGTTCGCCGAGGCCACCGGCCTGTCACCGGCCCAGTGCCTGATCCTGCTGTCCACCTCGGCCCGCACCCTGTCCTGGCCGGAAGGCTGGGCACGGGGCCGCGTCGCGGCCTTCGGCAAGGACAACAGTGTGCCGGCACTCGATCTGACCGAGCTGGAACTGCGCATCGCCGCGCTGTCCCTGGAGGCGATGACCACCACTGAGGAGGCCGTCGAAGTCGGCGAGCTGCTCATGCCCGAGGACCCCGCCGATCTCTGGCGCACGGGCCCCGACCTGGACCGGGCGGTCGCGTACTGGACGCAGCGCCACCCGAGGCTCACCCCGCTCACCACCGAGCAGTGGGTCGACCTCGCCTCCGGCGCCGAGGACGCCCTGGAGGCGTTGATCGCCCTGCTCGGTGAGCGCCGGTCCGTACCGCCGCTGGGTCACATCGCCCGGGCTGCGCTCCTGGCCGACCGCCTGCCCGAGGACCACCCCGCTCGGGCGACCGCCGCCGCCCGCCTGCGCGACCTGCACGAGCACCTCACCGCACCGGAGACGATCTTGCCCATCGCCACCGGGGTCACCTCGGTCACCGCCTTGGAGCGAGCCGCCGGAGCGACCGCGGCTCACCTCCCGGGCAGCAGGCTGGCCATCGGCGAAGCCCTCGTCCTGGAGCCCGCCGGAGACGGCTACCGCGTCGACCTCCGCCCGTCCCGCTGGCCGGACCTGGCGGCGCTGGCCCCGGCCCTGCGCCGCGGCGGTGCCACCGGTGTCGCGCTGGTCGTGGAGGATCTGCGCTTCCTCCGTTCGTCCGAGCCGCTGGAGGCCGCTGCCCGGCTGGAGTGA
- a CDS encoding AraC family transcriptional regulator — translation MDVLAEALRVSGARGALGVVLKAGGTWGLWLDSYPAAALHVVARGTMWLHVPGSEPLEVQAGDAVLLPPGTAHGIAGGPSTTMGPCDRKATDQALTDGSALHLGSTPARTEALVLRYEQDPEVSTPVLTSLVRPMHVTSQENAQLRKTVELLMAELAHPQIGTTAAVNSIVDLLLIQFVRVWLARHPETQSGSWLGAMRDPVVREALACVHARPEHPWTTESLAAATAVSRTTLSRHFRSALGQTPGAYVTQWRMDLASVRLRDTDEPVESISGAVGYASPHAFSRAFRRARGIPPGEYRSRLRGDRKQAITGNT, via the coding sequence ATGGACGTACTCGCGGAGGCCTTGCGCGTATCGGGTGCGCGAGGTGCGCTCGGGGTCGTGCTGAAGGCCGGGGGAACCTGGGGCCTGTGGCTGGACTCCTATCCGGCAGCGGCACTGCACGTGGTTGCCCGTGGCACGATGTGGCTCCACGTCCCGGGCTCCGAACCCCTGGAGGTACAGGCAGGAGACGCCGTCCTGCTGCCGCCGGGCACCGCCCACGGGATAGCCGGTGGGCCCAGTACGACGATGGGCCCCTGTGACCGGAAGGCGACGGACCAGGCCCTCACCGACGGCAGCGCCCTGCACCTGGGCTCGACGCCAGCGCGGACGGAAGCGCTCGTCCTGCGCTACGAGCAGGACCCGGAGGTGAGCACGCCGGTGCTCACCTCCCTCGTTCGGCCGATGCACGTCACGAGCCAGGAGAACGCACAGCTCAGAAAGACCGTCGAGCTCCTCATGGCGGAGCTCGCCCATCCTCAGATCGGCACCACCGCCGCAGTCAACAGCATCGTCGACCTCCTGCTCATCCAGTTCGTACGCGTCTGGCTGGCCCGCCACCCGGAGACGCAGTCCGGCTCGTGGCTGGGCGCGATGCGTGATCCCGTCGTGCGCGAGGCCCTGGCATGTGTCCACGCCCGACCGGAACACCCCTGGACCACCGAGTCCCTGGCGGCCGCGACGGCGGTCTCCCGGACGACGCTGTCCAGGCACTTCCGGTCCGCCCTCGGACAGACGCCGGGCGCGTACGTGACGCAGTGGCGCATGGACCTGGCGTCGGTCCGGCTCCGCGACACCGACGAGCCGGTCGAGTCGATCTCCGGCGCGGTCGGCTACGCCTCACCGCACGCCTTCAGCCGCGCCTTCCGACGTGCCCGGGGCATACCCCCGGGCGAGTACCGTTCCCGGCTTCGCGGCGATCGCAAGCAGGCGATCACCGGCAACACTTGA
- a CDS encoding zinc-binding dehydrogenase, producing the protein MRALVVDHGEAGPVRFADVDEPVPSSDEALVEIRHIGLNFGELNYLHRWPAGAVHGHDAAGVVVRAAADGSGPPEGTRVALGMSSHAWAERVAVNPASLGTVPESVDLADGAALGIAGVTALRVLRKRSLLARDVLVTGASGGVGHFAVQLAALAGARVTALVGSPDRAAGLRELGADEVLTDLAETGCRFDLVLDTVGGPLLAQAWSSLAEGGTIHVVGYSSGQDTTFPSGTLFGFGEPRSIATYGDMTPTSGELTDLLGLMAAGRLSAPVGLRGHWQDVHDAVQALFARKVHGKIVLDVV; encoded by the coding sequence ATGCGCGCCCTTGTGGTCGATCACGGCGAGGCCGGACCCGTCCGGTTCGCCGATGTCGATGAGCCCGTGCCCTCCAGCGACGAGGCGCTGGTGGAGATACGGCACATCGGTCTCAACTTCGGAGAGCTGAACTACCTGCACCGGTGGCCGGCCGGCGCTGTGCACGGTCACGACGCGGCCGGCGTCGTGGTGCGCGCCGCAGCCGACGGCTCGGGGCCACCCGAAGGTACGCGCGTCGCGCTGGGGATGTCCTCCCACGCGTGGGCCGAGCGGGTGGCAGTCAACCCCGCCTCGCTCGGCACCGTCCCCGAGAGCGTGGACCTGGCCGACGGTGCCGCGCTGGGGATCGCCGGAGTCACCGCACTGCGGGTGCTGCGCAAGCGTTCCCTGCTGGCGCGCGACGTCCTGGTCACCGGCGCCAGCGGGGGCGTGGGGCACTTCGCCGTCCAGTTGGCGGCGCTGGCCGGCGCCCGGGTGACGGCACTCGTGGGTTCGCCGGACCGGGCCGCCGGACTGCGCGAACTCGGGGCCGACGAGGTCCTGACCGACCTGGCCGAGACCGGGTGCCGGTTCGACCTCGTCCTGGACACCGTCGGTGGGCCGCTGCTGGCCCAGGCGTGGAGCTCCCTCGCCGAGGGCGGCACCATCCATGTGGTCGGCTACTCCTCGGGACAGGACACCACGTTCCCGTCAGGGACCTTGTTCGGCTTCGGCGAACCCCGCAGCATCGCCACCTACGGCGACATGACGCCGACCAGCGGGGAGCTGACGGACCTGCTTGGCCTCATGGCCGCCGGAAGGCTCTCGGCACCGGTCGGGCTGCGAGGCCACTGGCAGGACGTGCACGACGCCGTCCAGGCACTGTTCGCGCGGAAGGTGCACGGAAAGATCGTTCTCGACGTGGTCTGA
- a CDS encoding TetR/AcrR family transcriptional regulator C-terminal domain-containing protein, with product MPAEPQPPYLRIVADIRARIDSGQLRPGDRVPSTRQITDEWGVAMATATKALATLRREGLVHPVTGTGTVVTDQTHRTPRRRSPRATTTETHIDQRRIVRAAITIADAEGRNAVSMRRVAAELGAGTMSLYRHIPDKEELLRLMADAALAETPLPEPSRRSWRRSLEKLARQHWATYRRHPWLAPTALTSLAQPPLLPTGVDHLEWQLTALSGLGLPRSTALHIAVSVNGFVGGIAMSHAMEREYTQETGLTLRQRHNTDQDELHTLLGSGRYPELAATAASGITLDLDQLFEFGLQRHLDGIAAHLTTRNHR from the coding sequence ATGCCCGCCGAACCACAACCGCCCTACCTGCGCATCGTCGCCGACATCCGCGCCCGCATCGACTCCGGCCAGTTGCGCCCCGGAGACCGCGTCCCCTCCACCCGCCAGATCACCGACGAGTGGGGCGTGGCCATGGCCACCGCCACCAAAGCCCTCGCCACCCTGCGCCGCGAAGGACTCGTCCACCCCGTCACCGGAACCGGCACCGTCGTCACCGACCAGACCCACCGCACACCCCGCCGCCGCAGCCCCCGCGCCACCACCACCGAGACCCACATCGACCAGCGGCGCATCGTCCGCGCCGCCATCACCATCGCCGACGCCGAAGGCCGCAACGCGGTCTCCATGCGCCGCGTGGCCGCCGAACTCGGCGCCGGCACCATGTCGCTCTACCGGCACATCCCCGACAAGGAAGAACTCCTGCGGCTCATGGCCGACGCCGCCCTCGCCGAAACCCCGCTGCCCGAACCCAGCCGCCGAAGCTGGCGCCGCAGCCTGGAAAAGCTCGCCCGCCAGCACTGGGCCACCTACCGCCGCCACCCCTGGCTGGCACCCACCGCCCTGACCTCGCTGGCCCAGCCGCCCCTGCTGCCCACCGGCGTCGACCACCTCGAATGGCAGCTCACCGCCCTGAGCGGACTCGGCCTGCCCCGCAGCACCGCCCTGCACATCGCCGTCAGCGTCAACGGCTTCGTCGGCGGCATCGCCATGAGCCACGCCATGGAACGCGAATACACCCAGGAAACCGGACTCACGCTCCGGCAGCGCCACAACACCGACCAGGACGAACTGCACACCCTGCTCGGCAGCGGCCGGTACCCCGAACTCGCCGCCACCGCCGCCAGCGGCATCACCCTCGACCTCGACCAGCTCTTCGAATTCGGCCTGCAACGCCACCTCGACGGCATCGCCGCCCACCTCACGACCCGAAACCACCGCTGA
- a CDS encoding DUF2306 domain-containing protein, with protein sequence MSTVVQRPEVERPPVRWWRRPWVGPLALVAVMFVVYSLPPYLSLDPALSRVPVSEGMEVHYPLLVGHVLFGTVAILSCCFQVWPAFRARYPRAHRLIGRAYVFAGVLPAAVLAVAVAVFAPFGPVAVASNLTLATVWFGCTVAGWRAGRARRFGDHRKWMLRSFVLTISTMTNRVWSPLWAILLAPQLPTTYGGNMTYFISTIAGLSTWLGWVVPLLVCQWWLDRRPRRARGATR encoded by the coding sequence GTGAGCACGGTGGTGCAGCGGCCGGAGGTGGAGCGGCCGCCGGTGCGGTGGTGGCGGCGACCGTGGGTGGGGCCGCTGGCGTTGGTGGCGGTGATGTTCGTGGTCTACTCGCTGCCGCCGTACCTGTCGCTGGATCCCGCGCTCTCGCGGGTGCCGGTGTCCGAGGGGATGGAGGTGCACTACCCGCTGCTGGTGGGGCACGTGCTGTTCGGGACGGTCGCGATCCTGAGCTGCTGCTTCCAGGTGTGGCCCGCGTTCCGGGCGCGTTACCCGCGGGCGCACCGGCTGATCGGGCGGGCCTACGTCTTCGCCGGGGTGCTGCCCGCGGCGGTGCTGGCGGTGGCGGTGGCGGTGTTCGCGCCGTTCGGCCCGGTGGCGGTGGCCAGCAACCTGACGCTGGCCACGGTGTGGTTCGGCTGCACCGTGGCGGGCTGGCGGGCGGGGCGGGCCCGCCGCTTCGGCGACCACCGCAAGTGGATGCTCCGCTCGTTCGTGCTGACGATCTCGACGATGACCAACCGGGTGTGGTCGCCGTTGTGGGCGATCCTGCTGGCGCCGCAGCTGCCGACGACCTACGGCGGCAACATGACCTACTTCATCTCGACCATCGCGGGATTGTCGACGTGGCTGGGCTGGGTGGTTCCGCTGCTGGTGTGCCAGTGGTGGCTGGACCGCCGCCCGCGGCGGGCTCGCGGCGCGACGCGGTGA
- a CDS encoding macrolide family glycosyltransferase, which translates to MKKHIAFVSMPAAGHVNPTLPLVAELLRRGHRVSYAVGHGMAPAAKSAGAELVELPTELPKPGRGSLSERMGVLLDFFCEDLRASIPVLRQRFAADPPDAICTDMMTPHGRMIAEELGVPAIVLMPSMASNEHFSILEAAPPGEEFPAELFTEMTNRIGQVAGELGVRPVLPFQAQSGDLNLVFLPREFQLAGETFDERYRFIGPLLGERDQQPWQPRDPHAPLLYIALGTAFNDRPDFYRMCLSAFGDSRWQVAMSIGHDVEAGEIGPVPDNVEVRASFPQPAVLRHASAFVSHTGMNSTMESLHAAVPLVAVPQMPEQAINAARVQELGLGRHLDPEAVTAEVLRAAVEDVAADESIRANLENMRRIVRSSGGAAAGAEALENHLA; encoded by the coding sequence ATGAAAAAGCACATCGCTTTCGTCAGCATGCCCGCCGCCGGGCACGTCAACCCGACCCTGCCGCTGGTGGCCGAACTGCTGCGCCGCGGCCACCGGGTCAGCTACGCCGTGGGCCACGGCATGGCGCCCGCCGCGAAATCCGCGGGTGCCGAACTCGTCGAACTCCCCACCGAACTGCCCAAACCGGGCCGCGGGTCGCTCAGCGAACGCATGGGGGTGTTGCTGGACTTCTTCTGCGAGGACCTGCGCGCCAGCATCCCGGTGCTGCGGCAGCGATTCGCCGCCGACCCGCCGGATGCGATCTGCACCGACATGATGACCCCCCACGGGCGCATGATCGCCGAGGAACTCGGCGTTCCCGCGATCGTGCTGATGCCCAGCATGGCCTCCAACGAGCACTTCTCGATTCTGGAGGCCGCACCACCCGGTGAGGAATTCCCCGCCGAGCTCTTCACCGAGATGACCAACCGGATCGGGCAGGTCGCCGGTGAACTCGGTGTGCGGCCGGTGCTGCCGTTCCAGGCGCAATCCGGCGATCTGAACCTGGTGTTCCTGCCGCGCGAATTCCAGCTGGCGGGCGAGACCTTCGACGAGCGGTACCGCTTCATCGGCCCGCTGCTGGGCGAGCGTGACCAGCAGCCCTGGCAGCCCCGCGACCCGCACGCCCCGCTGCTCTACATCGCACTGGGTACCGCCTTCAACGACCGGCCCGACTTCTACCGGATGTGCCTGAGCGCCTTCGGCGACAGCCGCTGGCAGGTCGCGATGTCCATCGGCCACGACGTCGAGGCCGGTGAGATCGGGCCGGTGCCGGACAACGTCGAGGTGCGCGCGAGCTTCCCGCAGCCGGCGGTGCTGCGCCACGCCAGCGCCTTCGTCTCCCACACCGGCATGAACTCCACCATGGAATCGCTGCACGCCGCGGTCCCGCTGGTGGCCGTGCCGCAGATGCCCGAGCAGGCCATCAACGCCGCCCGCGTGCAGGAACTCGGCCTCGGCCGCCACCTGGACCCGGAGGCCGTCACCGCCGAGGTGCTGCGCGCCGCCGTCGAGGACGTCGCCGCCGATGAGAGCATCCGCGCCAACCTGGAGAACATGCGCCGGATCGTGCGCTCCAGCGGCGGTGCGGCCGCCGGTGCCGAGGCGCTGGAGAACCACCTGGCCTGA
- the map gene encoding type I methionyl aminopeptidase yields the protein MIELKTATEIDALGETGRIVARTLRAVRAHARPGIALRELDELARTTITDAGARPCRTAAGAICTSVNDTIAHGIPDRTRLADGDLISIDCAASLHGWVGAAAITFSVGRSQPEDAALVRAAEQSLADGIAAARPGARLGDVSRAIGVLGRSAGYGIPAGLGGAGVGRDRREAPPVPNDGHPGKGVPLRPGLVLSIEPVLLAGGDDGTRSDGPVVRTADGSRAAHTGHTIAITADGPRILTAH from the coding sequence GTGATCGAGCTGAAGACCGCCACCGAGATCGACGCCCTGGGCGAAACCGGGCGCATCGTCGCCCGCACCCTGCGGGCCGTGCGCGCCCACGCCCGGCCCGGGATCGCGCTGCGCGAACTCGACGAGCTCGCCCGCACCACCATCACCGACGCCGGAGCCCGGCCGTGCCGCACCGCGGCGGGTGCGATCTGCACCTCGGTCAACGACACCATCGCCCACGGCATCCCCGATCGCACCCGCCTGGCCGACGGCGACCTGATCAGCATCGACTGCGCCGCGAGCCTGCACGGCTGGGTCGGCGCCGCCGCGATCACCTTCAGCGTCGGCCGGTCCCAGCCCGAGGATGCCGCTCTGGTGCGCGCCGCCGAGCAATCCCTGGCCGACGGCATCGCCGCCGCCCGGCCCGGAGCACGCCTCGGCGATGTCTCCCGCGCCATCGGCGTGCTCGGCCGCAGCGCCGGATACGGCATTCCCGCCGGGCTCGGCGGCGCAGGCGTGGGCCGCGACCGGCGCGAAGCGCCACCAGTGCCCAACGACGGCCACCCGGGCAAAGGTGTCCCGCTGCGCCCGGGGCTGGTGCTGAGCATCGAACCGGTGCTGCTGGCAGGCGGCGACGACGGCACCCGAAGCGACGGCCCGGTGGTGCGCACCGCCGACGGCAGCCGCGCCGCCCACACCGGGCACACCATCGCCATCACCGCCGACGGCCCGCGAATCCTCACCGCGCACTGA
- a CDS encoding helix-turn-helix domain-containing protein — MVREPLTEHELRRGELLGQALREARGQRSMVEVAAAAGISTETLRKIEKGRIPTPAFFTVAALADAVGLSLDELRRTILTGQTPPQRPRISA; from the coding sequence ATGGTGCGTGAACCTCTCACCGAGCACGAGCTGCGCCGGGGCGAACTGCTGGGCCAGGCCCTGCGGGAGGCGCGCGGCCAGCGCAGCATGGTCGAGGTCGCCGCGGCCGCGGGCATCTCCACCGAGACGCTGCGCAAGATCGAGAAGGGCCGGATCCCGACCCCGGCGTTCTTCACCGTCGCGGCCCTGGCCGACGCGGTGGGCCTGTCGCTGGACGAACTGCGCCGCACCATCCTCACCGGCCAGACTCCCCCGCAACGACCACGAATCTCCGCCTGA
- a CDS encoding zinc-binding dehydrogenase — protein MAFLDRSGLERVAELMVAGRLDPHITATYPLARAGHALALVESRHAPGKLVTGMRL, from the coding sequence GTGGCCTTCCTCGACCGCAGCGGTCTGGAGCGCGTCGCCGAGCTGATGGTCGCCGGGCGGCTCGATCCCCACATCACGGCGACCTACCCGTTGGCGCGGGCGGGACATGCACTGGCACTCGTGGAGTCCCGCCACGCGCCGGGCAAGCTCGTCACCGGCATGAGGCTCTGA